In a genomic window of Phaeodactylum tricornutum CCAP 1055/1 chromosome 6, whole genome shotgun sequence:
- the RPN9 gene encoding regulatory proteasome non-atpase subunit 9 (26S proteasome regulatory non ATPase subunit, homolog to plant RPN9a subunit), which yields MSSSSYVDPTAGAVEHCELMANEHPELATQYQAMASFCQQKLWHELTLAVLDLVADPTTARSVASLGGTHSYLALYNQVVTSVHAKLNPLSLAQIASAVARVLHAQDGTAAKAILENLVTKLQQDALPHTVQADAVVYAESKLSLLTLEAASKQKAALQVVDNAIVSAAYYEALWTYYKILGPPEQFYAAAMQFLNYAPPPPLDNATTNVAAVVARNVVDYQTLAVDLCLAALTGDGVYNLGQLEASPVLAYLQSQPDAWLVQMLHAVSAGDLEAFASLTSQHATSIQKQPALVHRANAVQEKLLLLALVRLVFTKDAHDRTLTLNELAVGLGNIPVDQVEWVVMRALSVHLVEGHLDQVDGTVTITWVRPRALNTSQMTELGGRLEAWAHKAQVARTAMQEQVPGTFA from the exons ATGAGTAGCAGCAGTTACGTGGATCCCACCGCGGGTGCGGTGGAGCACTGCGAACTCATGGCGAACGAACACCCCGAGTTAGCAACGCAGTATCAGGCCATGGCCTCGTtctgtcaacaaaagctcTGGCACGAACTTACGCTGGCGGTGCTGGACTTGGTTGCGGATCCGACGACGGCACGTTCCGTGGCATCGCTCGGTGGCACGCATTCCTACCTGGCCTTGTACAACCAAGTCGTCACGTCGGTGCACGCCAAGCTCAATCCCCTCAGTCTGGCACAAATCGCGTCGGCCGTTGCGCGCGTCCTGCACGCACAAGATGGTACGGCTGCCAAGGCCATCCTCGAGAATCTCGTCACCAAGCTACAGCAAGACGCGCTGCCCCACACCGTACAGGCCGACGCCGTGGTGTACGCGGAATCCAAACTCTCACTATTGACGCTGGAAGC GGCATCCAAGCAAAAGGCCGCCCTGCAGGTAGTCGACAACGCCATTGTGTCCGCAGCCTACTACGAAGCCCTATGGACGTACTACAAGATACTAGGCCCACCGGAACAGTTTtacgccgccgccatgcAGTTTCTCAATTACGCGCCACCGCCTCCTCTCGACAATGCCACCACCAACGTCGCAGCGGTAGTAGCAAGGAACGTGGTTGACTACCAAACCCTGGCCGTGGATTTGTGTCTCGCCGCACTCACCGGAGACGGCGTCTACAATCTCGGTCAACTCGAAGCCTCGCCCGTACTCGCATACTTGCAATCCCAACCGGATGCTTGGTTGGTGCAAATGCTCCACGCCGTTTCGGCGGGCGATTTGGAAGCCTTTGCCTCTCTCACCTCCCAACACGCAACGTCCATACAAAAACAACCCGCCCTCGTGCACCGAGCCAATGCGGTACAGGAAAAGCTTTTACTCCTCGCTCTGGTCCGTCTCGTCTTTACCAAGGACGCCCACGATCGAACGCTGACCTTGAACGAGCTCGCCGTTGGTTTGGGCAATATACCGGTCGATCAAGTGGAATGGGTGGTTATGCGCGCCCTCAGTGTACACTTGGTGGAAGGACACTTGGACCAAGTGGACGGAACCGTCACGATCACCTGGGTACGTCCGCGAGCCCTGAACACGTCTCAAATGACCGAACTCGGCGGCCGATTGGAAGCGTGGGCCCACAAGGCCCAAGTGGCCCGTACCGCTATGCAAGAACAAGTACCCGGTACCTTTGCCTAG